The Pseudomonas sp. R4-35-07 genome contains a region encoding:
- a CDS encoding FHA domain-containing protein, producing the protein MFELRVLDGMHQGAALPLFGEQWGVGANSDADLLLNDPGVAEHHARLRLADGRWSVQAEAGLLENSDGQVLAQIGELALNTVFLIGPVRLCVSPADQPWPQAPAPAPAAPEPVEQAPLALKLSAIPSSQQKRLLSLVLAFAVLIAAAGIIFSGERKAQASLMPVVVQKPELGSPFEVRQQLLKMLSERELTSRVSLQVINGQISLSGDVSQEEADLVARMLDRFAGQFETAVPVISRVRTRDGALPFKIVQIISGPNGHVVLEEGTRLFVGDEVNGLRLVLIDNSKVVFDGVQRYEVRW; encoded by the coding sequence ATGTTCGAGCTGCGGGTGCTGGATGGTATGCATCAAGGCGCCGCGCTGCCGTTGTTTGGTGAGCAGTGGGGCGTGGGTGCCAATTCGGACGCTGATCTTCTGTTGAACGATCCCGGGGTTGCCGAGCATCACGCACGTTTGCGCTTGGCCGATGGCCGGTGGTCGGTGCAGGCCGAGGCGGGGCTGCTTGAAAACAGCGATGGGCAAGTGCTGGCGCAGATCGGCGAGCTTGCGCTGAACACGGTCTTTTTGATCGGCCCCGTTCGCTTGTGCGTCAGCCCTGCCGATCAGCCCTGGCCACAGGCACCCGCGCCTGCACCTGCGGCGCCTGAGCCTGTGGAGCAGGCGCCGCTCGCGTTGAAACTGTCAGCAATTCCATCGTCCCAACAAAAGCGTTTGCTTAGCCTGGTACTTGCGTTCGCCGTGCTCATTGCGGCAGCCGGCATCATCTTTAGTGGCGAGCGCAAGGCCCAGGCATCGTTGATGCCGGTAGTGGTTCAGAAGCCCGAACTGGGCTCGCCCTTTGAGGTGCGCCAGCAATTGCTGAAGATGCTCAGCGAGCGGGAACTGACTTCACGGGTCAGCTTGCAAGTCATCAATGGGCAGATTTCCCTGAGCGGTGATGTTTCCCAGGAAGAGGCGGACTTGGTCGCGCGCATGCTCGACCGCTTTGCCGGGCAGTTCGAAACCGCTGTGCCAGTGATCAGCCGCGTACGCACGCGTGACGGAGCACTGCCGTTCAAGATCGTGCAGATCATCAGCGGACCGAACGGCCACGTTGTGCTGGAAGAGGGCACCCGGTTATTTGTGGGCGACGAAGTCAATGGCCTGCGTCTGGTGCTGATCGATAACAGCAAGGTGGTGTTCGACGGTGTGCAGCGCTATGAGGTGCGTTGGTGA